The following nucleotide sequence is from Bacteroidota bacterium.
CCATGACCTCTGAATACGCGGGTAGGAGAAAATTCTCCAAGTTTATGGCCCACCATATTCTCGGTTACATAAACAGGAATAAATTTATTTCCGTTATGTACTGCAATTGTATTACCAACAAAATCAGGCGATATGACTGACCTGCGAGACCAGGTTTTCATCACTTGCTTTTTTCCTGATTCGTTCATCGCTAACACTCTTTTCTCGAGTTTTGAATCGATGAATGGTCCTTTTTTTAGCGAACGACTCATATGCTATTCTTAATTTTTCGTTTTCCTTCTTTCAATAATATACTTATCCGATGCCTTTTTAGGAGCACGTGTTTTGTAACCCTTTGCAGGAATACCATTTCTGCTGCGCGGATGACCTCCAGAAGCTCGGCCCTCACCACCACCCATGGGGTGATCAACAGGGTTCATAACCACACCTCTTACACGTGGACGACGACCCATCCAACGGCTTCGACCAGCTTTACCTGATTTTTCAAGGCCATGGTCTGAGTTCGAAAGCGTTCCAACAGTGGCACGACAAGTAGTAAGTATCATGCGCGATTCACCGGAAGGCAATTTCACCACTGCAAACTTTCCATCTCTTGAAGTAAGTTGAGCGTAGGATCCAGCACTACGGGCTAATACTCCACCTTGTCCCGGATAAAGTTCAATGTTGTGCACCAGGGTACCCAGTGGTATTTCACCAAGGGTAAGAGCGTTACCTACTTCTGGAGCAACTCCTTTTCCAGAGCGAATTACTTGTCCTACTTTAATTCCGTTTGGAGCGAGTATGTAGTTTCTTTCACCATCTTCATACACAACCAAAGCAATAAGAGCAGTGCGGTTTGGATCATACTGAATGGATTCTACTGTGGCAGAAATTCCATCTTTTGAACGGAAAAAGTCAATCGCACGGTATTTGCGCTTGTGACCACCACCAATGTAGCGCATGGTCATTTTTCCGGTATTGTTACGTCCACCGCTTCTTTTGATCGGCGTTAACAATGACTTCTCTGGAGTACTAGACGTAATTTCGTCGTATGTACTGATAATTTTATGTCTCTGACCTGGTGTTACAGGTTTAAATTTTTTAACTGCCATAATTTCTTAGATGTTACTATAGAAATCGATTGAATCGCCTTCGGCTAATGTAACCAAAGCCTTTTTAAAAGAATTTTTACGTCCGGAAATGACACCTGTTTTAGTAAAACGTGATTTATTCTTTCCAGCATAAATCATGGTGTTGACGGTTTCGACTGTAACTCCGTACATTTCCTCAATGGCTTTTTTAATCTGAATTTTGTTGGCTTTCCTTTCTACCAGAAATCCATACTGATTCAGCTTGTCGCCAAGGGCAGTCATTTTTTCCGTTACTATGGGCTTAAGTAAGATATCCATCTGTTCGTATATCTATTATTCGACTAATTATTCTACTGTTTGCAATTTCTTAAGTGCTCCTTCAGAAAATACGATACTGTTGCACTTCATAATATCGTATGTATTCAGCTCGTTCACAGGCACTACCATGTGATTTTGCAGGTTACGTGATGAAAGATATACGTTGCTATCGGTGCCATCGAGAACCACAAGTGATTTCTTTTCGCTGATTTTTAAGCTGTTAAGAATAGCAAAATAGTTCTTTGTTTTTGGAGTTTCGAAATTAAAATCTTCGATTACCAGAATAGCATTGTCTTTTGCTTTATAGGCAAGTGCCGATTTACGGGCCAGTTGCTTTACTTTTTTGTTCAACTTAAAATCGTAGTTACGGGGACGTGGACCAAACATACGGCCTCCTCCGCGAAAAACAGGCGATTTGATGCTACCGGCACGTGCTGTACCAGTACCTTTCTGACGTTTAATTTTGCGTGTACTGCCTGATACTTCTCCACGCTCTTTCGATTTGTGGGTTCCCTGACGGTTAGCTGCCAGGTATTGTTTCACATCGAGGTAGATAGCATGATCATTTGGTTCGATGCCAAATATTTCAGCCTCAAGCGATACTTTTTTACCGGTTTCTTTTCCTGCGGTATTTAATACTGCTAGTTCCATTACTTCTCAATTATTACGTACGATCCGGTTGCTCCCGGAATAGAACCTTTCAACATTAATAAATTTTGTTCGGACAGAATTTTCACCACTTTAAGGTTAATCACCTTTACTGCCGTGTTACCTGTCTGGCCTGCCATGCGCATTCCTTTGAATACCCTTGAAGGATAAGAAGATGCACCCAATGATCCGGGAGCACGACCTCTGTTGTGCTGACCGTGAGTAGCATCGTTTACTCCGGAAAATCCATGACGTTTTACCACACCCTGAAATCCTTTTCCTTTCGAATTGGCTTTAACATCGAGCCAGGTATCATCTTTAAAATAATCTACAGTGATTATATCACCAGGTTTCCAGTCGCGCACAAAACCTTTTAGCTCTACTACTTTACGTTTAGGCGTTGTTCCGGCTTTTTTGAAATGGCCTAACATAGCCTTAGGAGTATTTTTCTCCTTTTTATCGTCGTATGCAAGTTGCACCGCATTGTAACCATCGGTTTCGATAGTCTTGATTTGGGTAACAACACAAGGTCCTACTTCAATTACCGTACAAGGTATATTGTTACCGTTTTCATCGAAAACAGAAGTCATTCCAACTTTTTTTCCTATTAATCCAGGCATTGTATAAAGTTTTTACTTCGTTCACACTTTGATTTCTACTTCCACACCGCTCGGCAACTCCAGCTTCATCAACGCATCGATAGTTTTGGGTGTCGAACTGTAAATGTCAAGCAAACGCTTGTACGATGACAACTCGAATTGCTCGCGCGACTTTTTGTTTACAAAAGTAGCCCGCAATACTGTATAGATGCGTTTATGGGTAGGCAGTGGAATTGGTCCGCTCACTACAGCACCTGTTGTCTTTACAGTTTTTACGATCTTCTCGGCCGACTTGTCAACCAAGTTGTGATCGTATGATTTTAGTTTTATTCTGATTTTCTGGCTCATTACTAAACCCGATATATGTGTTAACTTATTTCGTTCCTTTTAAATTTTCAATTATGTCTTTCGCAAGGCCCTCCGATACAACATCGTAGTGCGAAAATTCCATAGTAGAGGTTGCTCTTCCTGATGAAATGGTACGTAACACGGTTACGTATCCAAATTGTTCTGAAAGAGGTACTTTAGCTTTAATTACCCTTGCTCCGGCGCGGCTTTCCATGCCTTCTACCTGTCCACGACGACGGTTAAAATCGCCTATAATATCACCCATATACTCTTCAGGGGTCACTACTTCTACTGACATAATGGGCTCGAGTAATACGTTCTTTCCTTTACGAAGAGCTGTTTTAAAGGCCTGACGGGCGCATATCTCGAATGATAATTGATCAGAGTCAACAGCGTGGTATGATCCGTCTTTGAGTTTCACTTTAAGGCTTTCTAGAGGATATCCTGCCAACACACCATTTTTAAGTGCACCCTCAAATCCTTTTTGTACTGATGGTATGTATTCGCGGGGTATGTTACCGCCTTTAATTTCGTCTATAAACTGCAGACCTATTACACCCTCATCAGCTGGGCCAACTTCCACTTGTATGTCGGCAAACTTACCACGACCACCCGATTGCTTTTTGAACACTTCGCGGTGAAGAACGGTAGAAACAAAGCGCTCTTTGTATGCTACCTGTGGTGCTCCAACGTTACATTCTACTTTGAACTCACGTTTCATACGGTCTATCAGGATTTCGAGGTGCAATTCACCCATACCACTTATAATGGTTTGTCCTGAATCTTCGTCTGTTTTTATGCGGAAAGTAGGATCTTCTTCTGCTAATTTCTGAAGGGCATTACCCATCTTTTCAATATCACCCTTCGTTTTAGGCTCAATAGCTATACCAATAACAGGCTCTGGGAAAGTCATCGATTCGAGAGCAATGGGGTGTTTTAAATCGCAAAGCGTATCTCCGGTAATCAGATCTTTAAATCCTACACCGGCACAGATATCACCCGCTTCAATTTTTTCTTTTGGATTTTGTTTGTTGGCATGCATCTGATAGAGCCTGTTGATGCGCTCTTTTTTATCGGTACGTGTATTGTATACCTGATCGCCACCATTAAGAGTTCCTGAATAGATGCGTAAAAATACAAGACGACCAACAAAGGGATCTGTTGCAATTTTAAAGGCAAGTGCCGATAAAGGTTCTTTTGGATCGGGCTTGCGTGTTATTTCTTCGCCAGTATGCGGATGGGTACCTTTTACATCGCCAATATCCAGTGGGCTTGGCAATAATGCACATACTGCATCGAGCAGGCGCTGAATACCTTTATTTTTGAAGGCAGCACCACACATTACCGGCACAATTTTACGATGTACAACAGCCTTGCGGGTGTATTCCATAAACTCTTCGACCGAGATTGATGAACGGTCTTCGAGGAATCTTTCAAGTAAATCATCGTTCGTTTCGCAAACAGACTCGATGAGTTTTTCGCGCCATTCTTCAACTGTATCGATATATTCGGCAGGTATTTCGGTATAAACATACTTCATACCCATTTCCGGATCTTCTATCCATACAATAGCACGGCGTTCAATAAGATCAATTACGCCTTCGAATTTTTCTTCTGCACCAATAGGAATTTGCATAGGGATAGCATTTGCTCCCAGGCGTTCTTGCATTTGATGCAATACGCTGAAGAAATCGGCACCTGTACGGTCCATTTTGTTGATAAAGGCAATACGGGGAACTTCGTATTTGTCGGCCTGACGCCAAACAGTTTCAGATTGGGGTTCCACGCCGCCTACAGCGCAAAACACTGCAACTGCACCATCAAGCACACGTAACGAACGCTCTACCTCAACGGTAAAGTCAACGTGGCCAGGGGTGTCGATTATATTGATTTTGTATTCCTGATCGTGGTATTTCCAAAAGGTAGTAGTGGCAGCAGAGGTGATGGTAATTCCACGCTCCTGCTCCTGAACCATCCAGTCCATGGTAGCAGCACCGTCGTGTACCTCTCCGATGCGGTGGGTAAGGCCTGTATAAAACAAGATGCGTTCGGTAGTGGTGGTCTTACCGGCATCTATGTGGGCCATGATCCCTATATTTCTTGTATTGTTAAGAATTGAACTCATACTAATTATCAGCTAGTAACTATAATTTAATTTAACCCTTAATGTCAAAAAACCTAACCGCTTAGTTTAGAAGCGGAAGTGTGCGAAGGCCTTGTTAGCTTCGGCCATTCTGTGAGTATCCTCTTTTTTCTTGTAGGCACCACCTTCTTCGTTGAAAGCAGCTAAAATTTCGTCGGCAAGTTTATCGGACATTGAACGACCGCTGCGCTTTTTGGCAAAAAGAATAAGATTTTTCATGCCATAAGATACTTTACGTTCCGGACGAATTTCCATTGGCACCTGGAAGGTTGCACCGCCGACCCGACGGCTTTTTACCTCTACCTGAGGGGTAATATTTTCCAATGCTTTTTTCCATACTTCCAGCGGAGTAGCACCTTCGATGTTTTTTCCTTTTACGGCCACTTTATCCAGTGCTTCGTAGAAAATATCGTATGCAATACTTTTCTTTCCGTTTTGCATCATATTGTTTACAAACCTGGTTACAAATGGGTCATTAAACTTTGGATCCGGTAAAAGAATTCGCCGTTTTGGTTTTGCTTTTCTCATCCTTATCTAATAATACTTCAATTATTACTTCTTAGGTCTTTTTGTTCCGTATTTCGAACGTCTTTGCGAACGGCCATTTACACCAGCTGCATCGAGCGCACCACGAATAAGGTGGTAACGAACACCAGGAAGATCCTTTACCCTGCCACCACGAATAAGCACAATTGAGTGCTCCTGAAGGTTATGACCTTCGCCTGGAATATAAGCATTAACCTCTTTTTGGTTGGTTAATCTTACCCTGGCAACCTTACGCATTGCTGAATTAGGTTTTTTAGGTGTGGTGGTGTATACACGCACACATACTCCCCTGCGTTGTGGACAGGAATCAAGTGCGGGTGCTTTACTTTTATCAAGTATCTTTTTTCTTCCCTTTCTAACTAACTGTTGTATAGTTGGCATACTATATTCTTTAGTGTTTTTTCAAATTCGGCTTGCAAAGGTAGAGTTTATTTTTTCAAAAACAACATCCATCGAAAATTTTTTATACGATTTTCCGGAGTTTTTTATCCCCCTACCTTTTGGGCGCGCAAACATACGAAATCTAAATTAATTTCCATCCTATCAGAATTAATTTGTTTCGGGTTTTTCTGAATAATTGTATGGGGAGTGCTTTTAAAGGTTGTGTTGCTGCCAATACAAGCAGTAAAAACTACTGTATGTTAATTTATTAGGAATTTGTCTGCCGACAAAACAGTAATATACCCGCCTGGTCTTATTTAAAAAAATGTGTTGTAAATAACCGCCTACCTTTAATAAAGTGCAACCTATTGGGTGGTTTTGAAGAAAGCCCATATAAAGGACAATAATAAGTAATAGCCCATTATAAATATAAGCGACGATGAACCAAACAAAATATAAAATACAAGGCTTCCAAGTATTAAAAGGTAACTCCATCGGTTTTCGGCAAAGCCAAGCCCCTTGAATTTTAAGGAGAGCATCGGAATTTTACTGATCATTAAATATGACAATAATACCAGTATGAAAACCAACACCCATGGATTTAAGATGAGGTCAAGCATAATTTCATTGTCGGTCTGGTGAAATTCAATCCACACCGAAACCACTGAAAGCGCAGCAGCCGGAACAGGCAAGCCAATAAAAAAATTGCCAGAATGACTGGTGATGTTGAATCGTGCCAAACGCAAGGCTGCAAACAAGACCAGTGACAAAGAGGCACCCAGTAATAAAATTTCTCCAATACCTGCCTGATCCAATGCAAAAGTCGAAGATTCTGACTGATCGACAAAAGACAGAAACAAAAGCTTATACATCATAATAGAAGGTGCCAGCCCAAAGCTTACCAAATCCGAAAGCGAATCGAGTTGTTTGCCAAAATCAGATGTCGCTTTCAAAAGGCGGGCTACCAGTCCGTCGGCCAAATCGAAAATAGCCGCCAAGGCTAACAGCACAACAGGCCTGAAGGGATGTTCCAGCTGACCCTCGAACATTGTAATTATGGCTAACGATCCACATAATAAATTAAGAAGGGTAATACTGTTCGGCCATAGGTATCGCGAAATGCTCATATAGTTTGGATGTGTAGGAGATGTAAAAATACAATTAACGAATTATAAAAAAAAACGATAATTATTCGCCTTGCATTTTTTAGATACCCTTAGAATGTAATTTGGTGTTTGTATATTTGCCCCTCAAAAGATGGCGCCAGCCTTTATCGGACATAATAAATGTGACTTATGAAAATTGCTGTTGATTTTGACGGTACCATTGTGGAACACAGATATCCGCTTATCGGAGAAGAGAAACTCTTTGCTTTCGAAACACTCAAACAACTTCAGAAATTAGGGCATCAGCTTCTGCTGTGGACTTTTCGGCATGGATCGGAATTGGACGAGGCTGTAGAGTATTGCCGGAAGCATGGCGTAGAATTTTATGCTGTCAACAAAAGCTATCCGGAAGAAGAGTTTGATTTTGACAAGATGAGCCGAAAGATTGATGCAGATGTGTTTATCGACGACCGCAACATTGGCGGATTCATTGGCTGGAGCGAAATTTGGCAGATACTAAACCCCGACTCGGTCGATTCGGAATACAACGAAATTAGTGGCCTTTTAAATAAAAGTCAGAAGAATGTGGGTAGCCGGTTAAAAAAACTCTTTAAATAATGAATCATACCTTTTCAAATTTCAAACCAGCGGTTTTACCAGCCCAAATAATGGCCGTTTTACTTGGCTTTATCTTAATGTTTTCTTGTTGCTCTGGAAATAAAACTCCAAAAGAAAAAACAAAACCAGCAACTGCTTTGATTGAGCAAAAGATTTACAAAATTAATTCTCCTACTCAGGGACAGATTGTAAAACCAGATGAAGACTTTTCTATAAACCTTGATGGGGGTGCTCAACCTGATAGTGTTATAATAATGGTAAATCAGCGCAGGCAAAAGTTAAATGAAACCGGAACCATGAGCTTTAAAGCCCAGATTACAGACAAGCTTGTCGGAACTCGCGAATTCCAGTTAAAAGTTCATTATTCCGACAGCCTTTCGGAAACACATTTTATTAAATTGCTTGTGGTATCCCAGACCGCTCCCGTGCAGTATAAATACAAACTGATCCGCAGCTTTCCTCATGATGCAGCAGCCTATACACAAGGACTAATCTACCATAACAATATTCTTTATGAGAGCACGGGTAGAAAAACCCAATCATCGGTTCGGAAAATAGACCCAAAAACAGGCGATGTTTTAAAGAAGAAATTAATCGAACCTGAATATTTTGGCGAAGGAATAGCGATAATAGACAATGAACTATTCATGCTAACATACGTGTCGCAAATAGGATTTGTGTTCGATGCAAGTAGTTTCGACCTAATCCGCAAATTCAACTTGCAAACCCGCGAAGGTTGGGGACTTACAAGCATGAACAGGCAATTGGTGCTAAGCGATGGTAGTGCCAACTTGTATTTTTACGATCCGTCTTATTTTAGTCTGATGCGTCAGGTAGAAGTATGCGACCAGAGAGGCAGAGTTACCAATTTAAATGAGTTGGAATATACACAGCATGGGATTTTTGCCAATGTCTATGGCGAAAACTTTATAGTGCTCATTGATCCTGAAACCGGAATTTTAAAAGGGAAAGTAGACCTTTCCAATCTTTTCCCACCGAATGTTCCGGAAACTTACGACTATGTATTAAACGGTATCGCCTATAACCAAACCAGCAATACATACTATGTCACTGGAAAACAATGGCCTGTTATGCATGAAATACAAATACTGATTGAATAACAGATACTTACCAAATTGTTAATAACACCAACAGGCTCTTATGCTAGCGCAGTAAGCATTCCGAAGTTTATTGTTAATAACTTGTTTATAAAGTAGCCTTAAAATGTTTACAAACATAAAACCAGTGTAAGCTTGAGCATGGTTTTAAGTAACTATTTTTGGCACGAAAAGCATTAAATCAAATCTGATAAAGAATATTTCCATGGGAAAAATAATTGCATTAGCCAATCAAAAAGGTGGGGTTGGCAAAACCACTACAGCCATTAACCTGGCAGCAAGCCTTGCCGTGCTGGAGAGGAAGGTGCTTATTGTCGATGCCGATCCTCAAGCCAATGCTACATCAGGTATTGGACTGGATGTGCGCAACA
It contains:
- a CDS encoding glutaminyl-peptide cyclotransferase; the encoded protein is MNHTFSNFKPAVLPAQIMAVLLGFILMFSCCSGNKTPKEKTKPATALIEQKIYKINSPTQGQIVKPDEDFSINLDGGAQPDSVIIMVNQRRQKLNETGTMSFKAQITDKLVGTREFQLKVHYSDSLSETHFIKLLVVSQTAPVQYKYKLIRSFPHDAAAYTQGLIYHNNILYESTGRKTQSSVRKIDPKTGDVLKKKLIEPEYFGEGIAIIDNELFMLTYVSQIGFVFDASSFDLIRKFNLQTREGWGLTSMNRQLVLSDGSANLYFYDPSYFSLMRQVEVCDQRGRVTNLNELEYTQHGIFANVYGENFIVLIDPETGILKGKVDLSNLFPPNVPETYDYVLNGIAYNQTSNTYYVTGKQWPVMHEIQILIE
- the rplW gene encoding 50S ribosomal protein L23, encoding MDILLKPIVTEKMTALGDKLNQYGFLVERKANKIQIKKAIEEMYGVTVETVNTMIYAGKNKSRFTKTGVISGRKNSFKKALVTLAEGDSIDFYSNI
- the pssA gene encoding CDP-diacylglycerol--serine O-phosphatidyltransferase, with product MSISRYLWPNSITLLNLLCGSLAIITMFEGQLEHPFRPVVLLALAAIFDLADGLVARLLKATSDFGKQLDSLSDLVSFGLAPSIMMYKLLFLSFVDQSESSTFALDQAGIGEILLLGASLSLVLFAALRLARFNITSHSGNFFIGLPVPAAALSVVSVWIEFHQTDNEIMLDLILNPWVLVFILVLLSYLMISKIPMLSLKFKGLGFAENRWSYLLILGSLVFYILFGSSSLIFIMGYYLLLSFIWAFFKTTQ
- the rpsJ gene encoding 30S ribosomal protein S10 is translated as MSQKIRIKLKSYDHNLVDKSAEKIVKTVKTTGAVVSGPIPLPTHKRIYTVLRATFVNKKSREQFELSSYKRLLDIYSSTPKTIDALMKLELPSGVEVEIKV
- the rpsG gene encoding 30S ribosomal protein S7; the protein is MRKAKPKRRILLPDPKFNDPFVTRFVNNMMQNGKKSIAYDIFYEALDKVAVKGKNIEGATPLEVWKKALENITPQVEVKSRRVGGATFQVPMEIRPERKVSYGMKNLILFAKKRSGRSMSDKLADEILAAFNEEGGAYKKKEDTHRMAEANKAFAHFRF
- a CDS encoding 30S ribosomal protein S12, which produces MPTIQQLVRKGRKKILDKSKAPALDSCPQRRGVCVRVYTTTPKKPNSAMRKVARVRLTNQKEVNAYIPGEGHNLQEHSIVLIRGGRVKDLPGVRYHLIRGALDAAGVNGRSQRRSKYGTKRPKK
- the rplC gene encoding 50S ribosomal protein L3; this translates as MPGLIGKKVGMTSVFDENGNNIPCTVIEVGPCVVTQIKTIETDGYNAVQLAYDDKKEKNTPKAMLGHFKKAGTTPKRKVVELKGFVRDWKPGDIITVDYFKDDTWLDVKANSKGKGFQGVVKRHGFSGVNDATHGQHNRGRAPGSLGASSYPSRVFKGMRMAGQTGNTAVKVINLKVVKILSEQNLLMLKGSIPGATGSYVIIEK
- a CDS encoding hydrolase — translated: MKIAVDFDGTIVEHRYPLIGEEKLFAFETLKQLQKLGHQLLLWTFRHGSELDEAVEYCRKHGVEFYAVNKSYPEEEFDFDKMSRKIDADVFIDDRNIGGFIGWSEIWQILNPDSVDSEYNEISGLLNKSQKNVGSRLKKLFK
- the fusA gene encoding elongation factor G, which encodes MSSILNNTRNIGIMAHIDAGKTTTTERILFYTGLTHRIGEVHDGAATMDWMVQEQERGITITSAATTTFWKYHDQEYKINIIDTPGHVDFTVEVERSLRVLDGAVAVFCAVGGVEPQSETVWRQADKYEVPRIAFINKMDRTGADFFSVLHQMQERLGANAIPMQIPIGAEEKFEGVIDLIERRAIVWIEDPEMGMKYVYTEIPAEYIDTVEEWREKLIESVCETNDDLLERFLEDRSSISVEEFMEYTRKAVVHRKIVPVMCGAAFKNKGIQRLLDAVCALLPSPLDIGDVKGTHPHTGEEITRKPDPKEPLSALAFKIATDPFVGRLVFLRIYSGTLNGGDQVYNTRTDKKERINRLYQMHANKQNPKEKIEAGDICAGVGFKDLITGDTLCDLKHPIALESMTFPEPVIGIAIEPKTKGDIEKMGNALQKLAEEDPTFRIKTDEDSGQTIISGMGELHLEILIDRMKREFKVECNVGAPQVAYKERFVSTVLHREVFKKQSGGRGKFADIQVEVGPADEGVIGLQFIDEIKGGNIPREYIPSVQKGFEGALKNGVLAGYPLESLKVKLKDGSYHAVDSDQLSFEICARQAFKTALRKGKNVLLEPIMSVEVVTPEEYMGDIIGDFNRRRGQVEGMESRAGARVIKAKVPLSEQFGYVTVLRTISSGRATSTMEFSHYDVVSEGLAKDIIENLKGTK
- the rplB gene encoding 50S ribosomal protein L2, whose product is MAVKKFKPVTPGQRHKIISTYDEITSSTPEKSLLTPIKRSGGRNNTGKMTMRYIGGGHKRKYRAIDFFRSKDGISATVESIQYDPNRTALIALVVYEDGERNYILAPNGIKVGQVIRSGKGVAPEVGNALTLGEIPLGTLVHNIELYPGQGGVLARSAGSYAQLTSRDGKFAVVKLPSGESRMILTTCRATVGTLSNSDHGLEKSGKAGRSRWMGRRPRVRGVVMNPVDHPMGGGEGRASGGHPRSRNGIPAKGYKTRAPKKASDKYIIERRKTKN
- the rplD gene encoding 50S ribosomal protein L4; this encodes MELAVLNTAGKETGKKVSLEAEIFGIEPNDHAIYLDVKQYLAANRQGTHKSKERGEVSGSTRKIKRQKGTGTARAGSIKSPVFRGGGRMFGPRPRNYDFKLNKKVKQLARKSALAYKAKDNAILVIEDFNFETPKTKNYFAILNSLKISEKKSLVVLDGTDSNVYLSSRNLQNHMVVPVNELNTYDIMKCNSIVFSEGALKKLQTVE
- the rpsS gene encoding 30S ribosomal protein S19; translated protein: MSRSLKKGPFIDSKLEKRVLAMNESGKKQVMKTWSRRSVISPDFVGNTIAVHNGNKFIPVYVTENMVGHKLGEFSPTRVFRGHGGKQK